From a region of the Streptomyces venezuelae genome:
- a CDS encoding GntR family transcriptional regulator, translated as MTAFAPDSLVLNRKLPLWYQVSQSLRASILGRTPDASLRLPTEEQLAGHYGVSVLTMRQALKELEGEGLISRHRRRGTFIEPGALRSTPVRLLGSVDAIVAQQSGDRTTILGHGRSAVSGELLEHFPDTAEVVTYRRLRHDRESGEPTNWAENAVLPEFAEAVDLADLERWPMTKVLRDIVGVRISRITDTVEARLADPETAELLQVPLLSPILHYTGVTYDEDGRVVDVARIRYRGDRFSFTVTVDAH; from the coding sequence GTGACCGCCTTCGCCCCCGACTCGCTGGTGCTGAACCGCAAGCTGCCGCTCTGGTACCAGGTGTCGCAGTCATTGCGCGCCTCGATACTGGGGCGCACCCCGGACGCCTCGCTGCGCCTGCCCACCGAGGAGCAGCTGGCCGGGCACTACGGGGTGAGCGTGCTGACCATGCGGCAGGCGCTCAAGGAGCTGGAGGGCGAGGGCCTGATCAGCCGGCACCGGCGGCGCGGCACCTTCATCGAGCCGGGCGCGCTGCGCAGCACCCCGGTCCGGCTGCTGGGCTCGGTCGACGCGATCGTGGCCCAGCAGTCGGGCGACCGCACGACGATCCTCGGGCACGGCCGCTCGGCCGTGTCCGGGGAGCTGCTGGAGCACTTCCCGGACACGGCCGAGGTGGTCACGTACCGCCGCCTGCGCCACGACCGGGAGAGCGGTGAGCCGACCAACTGGGCGGAGAACGCCGTCCTCCCGGAGTTCGCCGAGGCGGTGGATCTCGCCGATCTCGAACGCTGGCCGATGACGAAGGTCCTGCGGGACATCGTGGGGGTGCGCATCAGCCGGATCACGGACACGGTGGAGGCCCGGCTGGCCGATCCGGAGACGGCCGAGCTGCTCCAGGTGCCGCTGCTGAGCCCGATCCTGCACTACACGGGCGTCACGTACGACGAGGACGGCCGGGTGGTGGACGTGGCCCGGATCCGCTACCGGGGCGACCGGTTCTCCTTCACGGTGACGGTCGACGCGCACTGA
- a CDS encoding serine/threonine-protein kinase, with protein MSDQSNSDRVISGRYRLLEPIGRGGMGVVWRARDEVLAREVAVKEVRAPAGLEPTELERLYRRLEREAWAAARVSHRGVVTVYDVASEDGRPWIVMELVRGLSMADVLEAEGPMSPQRAAHIGEQVLAALRSAHDSGVLHRDVKPGNVLIANDGRVVLGDFGIATLEGSSAITMTGEVVGSPEFLAPERALGRDPGPASDLWALGVMLYAAVEGVSPFRQATALDTLRAVVDAEFPPPRRAGALAPVLEGLLRKDPAGRLSAAEAARMLRVVGAGGTVRTPGGPVSGPDTPTTTAASTAAAAAASAAVHHGHGGNEPHTTPYGTPPPATAGPGPRESRAGLVLTAGIVLMLLALVAVGWLLLRDRENTGGRGGGNGGAPTGSATTAQSVTTAPSAAPSASASASTPAAPGQHVSVYVDTVRSSYTGSCPPPAGYAPAFTATVEVERTPVVLEYRWATRSGRTSGPDWRSVTYEEGGPRSRRLEHTELTHEPDAVFEDAVRLEVRGPAEVATQWVATSVTCREETPTSGAPSPGPSPSPASPTASAPTAPGTGEPDQTGPTDQTDQTGRLNRTDGTGRAGGDFRAAREYRAGQAAFVKTGR; from the coding sequence GTGAGTGACCAATCGAACTCCGATCGTGTCATCTCCGGCCGTTACCGACTGCTCGAACCCATCGGCCGGGGCGGGATGGGCGTCGTGTGGCGGGCCCGGGACGAGGTACTCGCCCGCGAGGTCGCCGTCAAGGAGGTACGGGCACCGGCCGGACTCGAACCCACCGAACTGGAGCGGCTGTACAGGCGACTGGAGCGCGAGGCCTGGGCCGCGGCCCGGGTCTCGCACCGCGGGGTCGTCACCGTCTACGACGTGGCCTCCGAGGACGGGCGCCCCTGGATCGTGATGGAGCTGGTGCGCGGGCTCTCGATGGCGGACGTCCTGGAAGCCGAGGGGCCGATGTCCCCTCAGCGGGCCGCGCACATCGGGGAACAGGTGCTCGCCGCGCTGCGCTCCGCCCACGACTCGGGGGTGCTGCACCGGGACGTGAAGCCGGGCAACGTCCTGATCGCCAACGACGGCCGGGTGGTGCTCGGCGACTTCGGGATCGCGACCCTGGAGGGCTCCTCGGCGATCACCATGACGGGCGAGGTGGTCGGCTCGCCCGAATTCCTGGCGCCGGAGCGGGCGTTGGGCCGCGATCCGGGACCCGCGTCGGACCTGTGGGCGCTCGGGGTCATGCTGTACGCCGCCGTCGAGGGGGTTTCGCCCTTCCGGCAGGCCACCGCGCTGGACACCCTGCGGGCGGTGGTGGACGCGGAGTTCCCGCCGCCGCGCCGGGCCGGGGCTCTGGCGCCCGTACTGGAGGGACTGCTGCGCAAGGACCCGGCCGGGCGGCTGTCCGCGGCCGAGGCGGCCCGGATGCTGCGCGTGGTGGGCGCGGGCGGGACCGTACGGACTCCCGGCGGCCCGGTGTCGGGCCCGGACACGCCGACGACGACGGCGGCTTCGACTGCGGCTGCGGCTGCGGCTTCGGCTGCGGTGCACCACGGGCACGGCGGGAACGAACCGCACACGACGCCGTACGGAACGCCGCCGCCGGCCACGGCCGGGCCCGGGCCGCGCGAGAGCCGGGCCGGGCTGGTGCTGACGGCCGGGATCGTGCTGATGCTGCTGGCCCTGGTCGCGGTGGGGTGGCTGCTGCTCAGGGACCGCGAGAACACGGGCGGGCGCGGCGGCGGGAACGGCGGCGCGCCGACCGGCTCGGCGACCACCGCCCAGAGCGTCACCACGGCCCCGTCGGCGGCTCCGTCGGCCTCGGCGTCGGCATCCACCCCGGCCGCACCCGGGCAGCACGTCTCGGTGTACGTGGACACGGTGCGCTCCTCCTACACCGGCAGCTGCCCGCCGCCCGCCGGGTACGCGCCCGCCTTCACGGCCACCGTCGAGGTGGAGCGCACCCCGGTCGTGCTGGAGTACCGCTGGGCCACGCGCAGCGGCCGGACGTCCGGCCCCGACTGGCGCTCCGTCACGTACGAGGAGGGCGGGCCGCGGAGCCGGCGGCTGGAGCACACGGAACTCACGCACGAACCGGACGCGGTCTTCGAGGACGCGGTCCGGCTGGAGGTGCGGGGACCGGCCGAGGTGGCGACCCAGTGGGTGGCCACCTCCGTGACGTGCCGGGAGGAGACCCCGACGAGCGGGGCCCCCTCCCCCGGACCGAGTCCGTCGCCGGCCTCGCCGACGGCGAGCGCTCCGACGGCTCCGGGGACCGGCGAACCGGATCAGACGGGCCCGACGGATCAGACGGATCAGACGGGCCGGCTGAATCGAACGGACGGGACGGGCCGCGCGGGCGGGGACTTCCGCGCGGCCCGGGAGTACCGGGCCGGTCAGGCGGCGTTCGTGAAGACCGGCAGGTAG
- the hmgA gene encoding homogentisate 1,2-dioxygenase, translated as MSEQARKTAEALEYLTGFGNEHSSEAVPGALPIGRNSPQRAPLGLYAEQLSGSAFTEPRTHNRRSWLYRIRPSAAHPPFARIDNGGLRSAPFTESVADPNRLRWNPLPDPAPGTDFLSGLWTLGGNGDAAQRAGMAIHLYSANADMTDRVFSDSDGELLIVPERGGLLLRTELGLLAARPGEMALIPRGVRFRVELLDADARGYVCENYGQPFELPNLGPIGANGLAAARDFQAPVAAYEDSERPTEVINKFCGNLWSATYDHSPLDVVAWHGSHVPYVYDMRRFNVLGSISYDHPDPSIFTVLTSPSDTPGLAGVDFVVFAPRWLVGEDTFRPPYFHRNVMSEYMGLIEGAYDAKAEGFVPGGGSLHNMMSAHGPDHETFERASAAELKPQKIDDGLAFMFETRWPITATAQAAGADHLQRGYDDVWQGLQRHFRA; from the coding sequence ATGAGCGAGCAGGCCAGGAAGACGGCGGAGGCCCTGGAGTACCTCACCGGCTTCGGCAACGAGCACAGCTCGGAGGCCGTCCCCGGCGCGCTGCCGATCGGCCGGAACTCGCCCCAGCGCGCACCTCTCGGCCTCTACGCCGAGCAGCTCAGCGGCAGTGCCTTCACCGAACCCCGCACCCACAACCGGCGCTCCTGGCTCTACCGCATCCGCCCTTCGGCCGCGCACCCGCCCTTCGCCCGGATCGACAACGGCGGCCTGCGTTCCGCGCCCTTCACCGAGTCCGTGGCGGACCCGAACCGGCTCCGCTGGAACCCGCTGCCCGACCCGGCCCCCGGCACCGACTTCCTCTCCGGCCTGTGGACCCTCGGCGGCAACGGCGACGCCGCCCAGCGCGCCGGCATGGCCATCCACCTCTACTCCGCCAACGCCGACATGACCGACCGGGTGTTCAGCGACTCCGACGGCGAGCTGCTCATCGTCCCCGAGCGCGGCGGACTGCTCCTGCGCACCGAACTGGGACTGCTCGCCGCCCGCCCCGGCGAGATGGCCCTCATCCCCCGCGGCGTCCGCTTCCGCGTCGAGCTCCTCGACGCCGACGCCCGCGGCTACGTCTGCGAGAACTACGGCCAGCCCTTCGAGCTGCCGAACCTGGGCCCGATCGGTGCCAACGGCCTCGCCGCCGCGCGGGACTTCCAGGCCCCCGTCGCCGCGTACGAGGACAGCGAGCGCCCGACCGAGGTGATCAACAAGTTCTGCGGCAACCTCTGGTCCGCCACCTACGACCACTCCCCGCTCGACGTGGTCGCCTGGCACGGCAGCCACGTCCCGTACGTGTACGACATGCGCCGCTTCAACGTCCTCGGCTCGATCAGCTACGACCACCCCGACCCGTCGATCTTCACGGTCCTGACCTCGCCCTCCGACACCCCGGGGCTCGCGGGCGTGGACTTCGTGGTCTTCGCGCCGCGCTGGCTGGTCGGCGAGGACACCTTCCGCCCGCCCTACTTCCACCGCAACGTGATGAGCGAATACATGGGCCTCATCGAGGGGGCCTACGACGCCAAGGCCGAGGGCTTCGTCCCCGGCGGCGGCTCGCTCCACAACATGATGTCCGCGCACGGACCCGACCACGAGACCTTCGAGCGGGCGAGCGCGGCCGAGCTGAAGCCGCAGAAGATCGACGACGGCCTGGCCTTCATGTTCGAGACCCGCTGGCCGATCACCGCCACCGCGCAGGCGGCAGGCGCCGATCACCTCCAGCGCGGCTACGACGACGTGTGGCAGGGTCTGCAGCGCCACTTCCGCGCCTGA
- a CDS encoding ABC transporter permease, with the protein MSTLLSDGGAVFTRQLQKARHAPALLVLTQTMPITMLLFFGYVFGSALAMPGTEYREFLVPGLLAATAANGLMTGMFTAAQDAHRGVMDRFRTLPMSRTAVPLGQTAADLLTTGVSMVPLMLVGLAMGWRIENGLPGALGALGVLLLFRFATAWVGTYLGLLSSSEEAAGQLGSATFVLPMLSSAYLPTAGLPGWLRTVAEWNPISAVATAVRELCGNAGGAAGAGAAWPAAHPVAGALLWSGALLALFVPLATRRFARGR; encoded by the coding sequence ATGAGCACCCTGCTGTCCGACGGCGGCGCCGTCTTCACCCGCCAGCTCCAGAAGGCACGGCACGCCCCGGCGCTGCTGGTCCTCACCCAGACCATGCCGATCACCATGCTGCTGTTCTTCGGCTACGTCTTCGGCAGCGCGCTCGCCATGCCGGGCACGGAGTACCGGGAGTTCCTGGTCCCCGGGCTGCTGGCCGCCACCGCCGCGAACGGCCTGATGACCGGCATGTTCACGGCCGCGCAGGACGCCCACCGCGGCGTGATGGACCGTTTCCGGACCCTGCCGATGAGCCGCACCGCCGTACCGCTCGGGCAGACGGCCGCCGATCTGCTGACCACCGGTGTGTCGATGGTGCCGCTGATGCTCGTGGGACTGGCGATGGGCTGGCGCATCGAGAACGGCCTGCCCGGCGCGCTCGGCGCCCTGGGGGTGCTGCTGCTGTTCCGCTTCGCCACCGCGTGGGTGGGCACGTACCTCGGCCTGCTGAGCAGCAGCGAGGAGGCGGCCGGCCAGCTCGGCAGCGCCACCTTCGTCCTGCCGATGCTCTCCAGCGCGTACCTGCCGACGGCGGGGCTGCCCGGATGGCTGCGCACGGTCGCCGAGTGGAACCCGATCAGCGCGGTCGCCACCGCCGTGCGCGAGCTGTGCGGGAACGCCGGGGGCGCGGCCGGGGCCGGGGCCGCCTGGCCCGCCGCCCATCCGGTGGCCGGGGCGCTGCTGTGGTCGGGCGCGCTGCTCGCGCTGTTCGTACCGCTGGCCACGCGCAGGTTCGCGCGCGGCCGGTAG
- a CDS encoding ATP-binding cassette domain-containing protein, protein MTTTYAVLSEGLEKNYGEVHALRGLDLAVPEGTVCGLLGPNGAGKTTAVRILTTLTAPTGGRALVAGHDVSRDPAAVRRAIGVTGQYASVDGDLTGRENLRLFARLAGLRGRAARARADELLERFGLTEAADRTATTWSGGMKRRLDLAAGLVTRPRVLFLDEPTTGLDPAAREQIWAAVRELVEKGGEGTTVLLTTQYLEEADRLADDIVVVDRGRAVATGTPAGLKARIGARAEVTVAERGALGRAAAALDHLTGGRPLLDEERLTVGVTVLDGALAGGGGGGLTLPRIIRELDAAGVPVTDATLRPPTLDEVFLRLTQPHGTAVEAATADQEYAA, encoded by the coding sequence ATGACTACTACGTACGCTGTACTTAGTGAGGGTCTGGAGAAGAACTACGGAGAGGTCCACGCCCTGCGCGGCCTCGACCTCGCCGTCCCCGAGGGCACGGTCTGCGGCCTCCTCGGCCCCAACGGCGCGGGCAAGACCACCGCCGTCCGGATCCTCACCACCCTCACCGCACCCACCGGCGGCCGCGCCCTCGTCGCCGGTCACGACGTCAGCCGGGATCCCGCGGCCGTCCGCCGCGCCATCGGCGTCACCGGCCAGTACGCCTCCGTCGACGGGGACCTGACCGGCCGTGAGAACCTCCGGCTCTTCGCCCGGCTGGCCGGACTGCGCGGCCGCGCAGCCCGGGCCCGCGCGGACGAACTGCTGGAGCGCTTCGGTCTCACCGAGGCCGCCGACCGCACGGCCACCACCTGGTCCGGAGGCATGAAGCGGCGCCTGGACCTGGCCGCCGGCCTGGTCACCCGCCCCCGGGTGCTGTTCCTCGACGAGCCCACCACCGGCCTGGACCCGGCGGCCCGCGAGCAGATCTGGGCGGCGGTGCGGGAGCTCGTCGAGAAGGGCGGCGAGGGCACCACGGTGCTGCTCACCACGCAGTACCTGGAGGAGGCCGACCGGCTGGCCGACGACATCGTGGTCGTCGACCGCGGCCGGGCCGTCGCCACCGGCACTCCGGCCGGGCTGAAGGCCCGGATCGGCGCCCGCGCCGAGGTCACCGTCGCGGAGCGCGGGGCGCTCGGCCGCGCCGCCGCCGCGCTCGACCACCTCACCGGCGGCCGGCCCCTGCTCGACGAGGAGCGGCTGACCGTGGGCGTCACCGTCCTCGACGGCGCTCTCGCCGGCGGCGGGGGCGGTGGCCTCACCCTGCCGCGGATCATCCGGGAACTCGACGCCGCCGGCGTACCGGTCACGGACGCGACCCTGCGCCCGCCCACCCTGGACGAGGTCTTCCTGCGCCTGACCCAGCCCCACGGCACCGCCGTCGAGGCCGCCACCGCCGATCAGGAGTACGCCGCATGA
- a CDS encoding TetR/AcrR family transcriptional regulator, with product MTAGGRPAEPEVIWSRPQRAGRGPRPAHSRESIASEAVRIADEEGIDAVSMRRVAAGIGAGTMSLYNYVPRKEDLYELMVDAVSGEYELPPPTGDWRADLLALARRTRALMRRHPWLPRLLSPVYGFGPNALRYLEYSLDCLAPLDAPDGEKLELVAAVNAAVATFVASELAMAERARSLPWGEAEEQRVRTAWLGSRLATGEYPRLAAALVAGGPVPGAGLDMDEVFDRTVSRLLGAWGA from the coding sequence ATGACAGCCGGCGGGCGACCCGCTGAACCCGAAGTGATCTGGTCCCGCCCCCAGCGGGCCGGCCGCGGTCCCAGGCCCGCGCACAGCCGTGAGTCCATCGCGTCCGAGGCGGTGCGGATCGCCGACGAGGAGGGGATCGATGCCGTCTCCATGCGACGCGTGGCGGCCGGGATCGGCGCGGGGACGATGTCCCTCTACAACTACGTGCCGCGCAAGGAGGACCTGTACGAGCTGATGGTCGACGCCGTCAGCGGGGAGTACGAGCTTCCGCCGCCGACCGGTGACTGGCGGGCCGACCTGCTCGCTCTGGCCCGCCGGACGCGGGCGCTGATGCGCCGCCACCCCTGGCTGCCGCGCCTGCTCAGCCCCGTCTACGGGTTCGGCCCGAACGCCCTGCGGTACCTGGAGTACAGCCTGGACTGCCTGGCTCCGCTGGACGCGCCGGACGGCGAGAAGCTGGAGCTCGTCGCCGCCGTCAACGCCGCCGTCGCGACCTTCGTGGCCAGCGAGCTGGCCATGGCCGAACGGGCCCGGTCGCTCCCCTGGGGCGAAGCCGAGGAGCAGCGCGTACGGACGGCCTGGCTCGGCTCCCGGCTGGCCACGGGGGAGTATCCGCGGCTGGCGGCGGCCCTCGTCGCCGGGGGGCCGGTCCCGGGTGCCGGGCTCGACATGGACGAGGTGTTCGACCGCACGGTGTCCCGGCTGCTGGGGGCCTGGGGAGCGTAG
- a CDS encoding CaiB/BaiF CoA transferase family protein gives MTTEPLPLDGITVVAVEQAVSAPFATRQLADLGARVIKVERPDGGDFARAYDTAAHGLASHFVWANRGKESIALDLKDPRGREVLHGLLAGADVFVQNLAQGAAARLGIDSAALCARYPRLVAVDVSGYGAEGPYAHKRAYDMLVQCEAGLVSVTGTPEQPVKAGIPAADIAAAMYAFSGVLAALLRRGITGRGGRVEVSMLDALAEWMGHPLHHTMHGGEQPARTGLAHAVIAPYDAYATADGDRVLLSVQNDREWRRLAEQVLERPELADDPAYATNAARTVNREKTDAVVAGALGGLGADEAIGRLEAAGIACARLNSVAQLAGHPQLAARDRWREVDSPAGPLRALLPPIGLPGGAAPHMGAVPALGEHTGSLLRALGMADAQISDLRRDGVVG, from the coding sequence ATGACCACCGAACCGCTCCCCCTGGACGGCATCACCGTCGTCGCCGTCGAACAGGCCGTCTCGGCCCCCTTCGCCACCCGCCAGCTCGCCGACCTGGGCGCCAGGGTGATCAAGGTGGAGCGCCCCGACGGCGGCGACTTCGCCCGTGCGTACGACACGGCCGCGCACGGGCTCGCCTCGCACTTCGTCTGGGCCAACCGGGGCAAGGAGTCGATCGCGCTCGACCTGAAGGACCCGCGCGGCCGGGAGGTGCTGCACGGGCTGCTGGCCGGGGCCGACGTCTTCGTGCAGAACCTCGCGCAGGGCGCCGCGGCCCGGCTCGGCATCGACTCGGCCGCGCTGTGCGCGCGTTACCCCCGGCTGGTCGCCGTGGACGTCTCCGGCTACGGCGCCGAGGGCCCGTACGCCCACAAGCGGGCCTACGACATGCTCGTGCAGTGCGAGGCCGGTCTGGTCTCGGTGACCGGCACCCCCGAGCAGCCGGTCAAGGCGGGGATCCCGGCGGCGGACATCGCGGCGGCCATGTACGCCTTCTCGGGCGTGCTGGCCGCCCTGTTGCGCCGTGGGATCACCGGGCGCGGGGGCCGGGTGGAGGTGTCCATGCTGGACGCGCTCGCCGAGTGGATGGGCCATCCCCTGCACCACACGATGCACGGCGGGGAGCAGCCCGCGCGTACCGGCCTCGCGCACGCGGTGATCGCGCCCTACGACGCCTACGCGACGGCCGACGGGGACCGGGTGCTGTTGTCCGTGCAGAACGACCGCGAGTGGCGGCGGCTGGCCGAGCAGGTCCTGGAGCGGCCGGAGTTGGCGGACGATCCGGCGTACGCGACGAACGCGGCGCGCACGGTGAACCGGGAGAAGACCGACGCGGTGGTGGCCGGGGCGCTGGGCGGGCTCGGCGCGGACGAGGCGATCGGACGGCTGGAGGCGGCGGGCATCGCGTGCGCGCGGCTGAACTCGGTGGCCCAGCTGGCCGGGCATCCGCAGCTCGCGGCCCGGGACCGCTGGCGGGAGGTGGATTCACCGGCCGGTCCGCTGCGGGCCCTGCTGCCGCCGATCGGACTGCCGGGCGGCGCGGCACCGCACATGGGTGCGGTGCCCGCGCTGGGCGAGCACACCGGGTCCCTGCTGCGCGCCCTGGGGATGGCGGACGCACAGATCTCGGATCTGCGCCGGGACGGTGTGGTCGGGTAG
- a CDS encoding type ISP restriction/modification enzyme — translation MPWSVGGLRLGRDWVAAPDPAALRARWAVLAGSEGAERERLFRPSRSRRPDAGAAALPGQRSAATARFADGPGPCPAPVRVLLDPFDEQWLLPDQRLIDAARPELWRVRDEHQLFLVEAPDPLVTAHLPAGRLGRIRPLHRRPGGAEPNLAPGLAALLGARHGGPVTPEDVLCWILVAGRPGSRGYEIPLAADPGRWRAGLELGHRLLGVQLRGARGGEPPRLPGGRRPYVRSAVTQWPRELTYDAESATLGLGSGTVSPVPAGAWEYEAQGVRVLPAWFAARTAHRGPDAEGLAALGPSDWPQGWTSELLALVTTLALLAELAGERAAFEPGPGLSAEELRTAGVLPPPAWARRPASVLDHQEEGPGGQFALL, via the coding sequence ATGCCCTGGTCCGTGGGCGGCCTGCGCCTGGGCCGGGACTGGGTGGCCGCACCCGATCCGGCGGCCCTGCGCGCCCGCTGGGCCGTCCTGGCCGGCTCCGAAGGCGCCGAGCGGGAGCGGCTGTTCCGCCCGAGCCGCAGCCGTCGGCCCGATGCCGGGGCGGCGGCACTGCCGGGTCAGCGCTCGGCGGCCACGGCCCGTTTCGCCGACGGCCCGGGCCCCTGCCCCGCCCCCGTACGGGTGCTCCTCGATCCCTTCGACGAGCAGTGGCTGCTGCCCGACCAGCGGCTCATCGACGCGGCCCGCCCCGAGCTGTGGCGGGTGCGGGACGAGCACCAGCTGTTCCTCGTCGAAGCCCCGGACCCGCTGGTCACCGCACACCTCCCGGCCGGCCGCCTCGGCCGGATCCGCCCCCTGCACCGGCGCCCCGGTGGCGCGGAGCCGAATCTCGCCCCCGGCCTGGCGGCCCTGCTCGGCGCGCGCCACGGCGGCCCGGTCACCCCCGAGGACGTCCTGTGCTGGATCCTCGTGGCGGGCCGTCCGGGCTCCCGCGGGTACGAGATCCCGCTCGCCGCCGATCCCGGGCGCTGGCGGGCGGGGCTGGAGCTGGGGCACCGGCTGCTGGGCGTGCAGCTGCGCGGCGCGCGCGGCGGTGAGCCGCCCCGGCTGCCCGGCGGGCGCCGCCCGTACGTCCGCTCGGCGGTCACGCAGTGGCCGCGCGAGCTCACGTACGACGCCGAGAGCGCGACGCTGGGCCTCGGGAGCGGGACCGTCTCCCCCGTACCGGCCGGGGCCTGGGAGTACGAGGCGCAGGGCGTGCGGGTGCTTCCGGCGTGGTTCGCCGCCCGCACCGCCCACCGGGGTCCGGACGCCGAGGGTCTGGCCGCGCTGGGGCCGTCGGACTGGCCGCAGGGCTGGACCTCGGAGCTGCTCGCCCTGGTGACCACGCTGGCGCTGCTGGCCGAACTGGCCGGGGAGCGGGCCGCGTTCGAGCCCGGCCCGGGGCTGTCGGCCGAGGAGTTGCGCACGGCCGGGGTGCTGCCGCCGCCGGCCTGGGCGCGGCGCCCGGCCTCGGTGCTCGACCACCAGGAGGAGGGCCCCGGCGGGCAGTTCGCCCTCCTCTGA